A genome region from Gopherus evgoodei ecotype Sinaloan lineage unplaced genomic scaffold, rGopEvg1_v1.p scaffold_35_arrow_ctg1, whole genome shotgun sequence includes the following:
- the LENG1 gene encoding leukocyte receptor cluster member 1 — protein sequence MNILPKKSWHVRNKDNVARVRRDEAQAQDEQRQREARALLAEQEARTEFLRKKARVSALPGPDGGSALVPSGDESHHIDLFCDLEEGKGSKAGNKEYEEEKRREKERQEKAIGLLTYLGQSAAEAQTSRPWYQEAPDRSREAAVVTTQEQLKDRLDPLREMERQLRKKKGEGKKRKKEKEKPAGEKAAMGCSAPLSLEQLRRERLQREQAERARAEALLAGRQGEPRRREEEEPDDRKRRYNSQFNPQLACRPRNWEERKQR from the exons ATGAACATCCTACCGAAGAAGTCGTGGCACGTGCGGAACAAGGACAATGTGGCCCGCGTGCGGCGGGACGAGGCGCAGGCGCAGGACGAGCAGCGACAGCGGGAGGCCCGAGCCTTGCTGGCCGAACAGGAG GCACGGACCGAGTTCCTGAGGAAGAAGGCACGGGTGTCTGCCCTGCCAGGACCCGATGGCGGCTCGGCCCTGGTCCCCAGTGGCGATGAATCACACCACATCGACCTCTTCTGCGACCTGGAGGAGGGCAAGGGCTCCAAGGCCGGGAACAAGGAGTATGAGGAGGAGAAGCGCAGGGAAaag GAGCGGCAGGAGAAGGCTATTGGGCTGCTGACCTATCTGGGGCAGAGTGCGGCCGAGGCCCAGACCAGCCGGCCATGGTACCAGGAAGCCCCTGACCGCAGCCGGGAGGCAGCTGTGGTGACCACCCAGGAGCAGCTGAAGGACAGACTGGACCCACTGCGGGAGATGGAAAGGCAGCTGCGCAagaagaaaggggaggggaagaagcgcaagaaggagaaagagaagccAGCAGGGGAGAAGGCGGCAATGGGGTG ctctgcccctctctccctAGAGCAGCTGCGGCGGGAGCGGCTGCAGCGGGAGCAGGCCGAGCGAGCCCGGGCTGAAGCCCTGCTGGCTGGACGGCAAGGGGAACCCCGacgcagggaggaggaggagccggaCGACAGGAAACGCCGCTACAACTCGCAGTTCAACCCGCAGCTGGCGTGCAGGCCCCGCAActgggaggagaggaagcagcgctga